The following proteins are co-located in the bacterium genome:
- a CDS encoding HDIG domain-containing metalloprotein — protein MERQEGLKLVKSKLKNKNLVKHALATQSCMEALAQHFGEDEEAWTMAGLLHDLDYEDTKDDFSLHGFVTSEMLEKEGVDKEIIEAIKAHPGHIERTSKMAKALYAVDPLTGLIVSATIMHPEKRLSAVDTEFVLRRFKEKRFAAGANREQINACQELGLELSEFVTICLEAMQRISKELGL, from the coding sequence ATGGAAAGACAAGAAGGATTAAAACTTGTTAAGTCAAAGCTCAAGAACAAAAACCTGGTAAAACATGCTCTGGCTACACAATCATGTATGGAAGCCTTAGCCCAGCATTTTGGGGAAGATGAAGAAGCCTGGACTATGGCAGGTCTTCTGCATGATTTAGATTATGAAGATACCAAAGACGATTTTTCACTTCACGGCTTTGTTACTTCAGAGATGCTTGAAAAGGAAGGAGTCGATAAAGAGATTATTGAGGCCATCAAGGCACATCCAGGGCATATAGAAAGAACCTCTAAGATGGCTAAGGCACTTTATGCGGTCGATCCCTTGACAGGCTTGATTGTTTCAGCCACCATTATGCATCCTGAAAAGAGATTGTCAGCAGTAGATACAGAGTTTGTGCTCAGGCGATTTAAGGAAAAGCGTTTTGCTGCTGGAGCAAATAGGGAGCAGATCAATGCTTGCCAGGAACTGGGGCTTGAACTTTCGGAGTTTGTCACTATTTGCCTGGAGGCGATGCAAAGAATCAGTAAGGAATTGGGGTTGTAA
- a CDS encoding class I SAM-dependent methyltransferase, with the protein MNKPMSDFHFKIMSSIGIKLRNLFLPPRKIIREVEIKSGFQVLDFGCGPGYFTLMAAEIVGESGKVYAMDIHPLAAKMVEKRANKKKLANVKTILSDCQTGLPDNTMDVILFYDTFHLLSEPDKVLVELHRVLKPNGILSFSEHHMKEDEIISKVTNRELFRLSRKGKRTYSFLKEEPKK; encoded by the coding sequence ATGAATAAACCAATGTCTGATTTTCATTTCAAGATTATGTCCTCTATTGGAATAAAGCTCAGAAACCTCTTTTTACCACCCAGAAAGATCATAAGAGAAGTGGAAATCAAGTCAGGCTTTCAGGTTCTTGATTTTGGTTGTGGACCAGGATATTTCACCCTTATGGCGGCTGAGATAGTGGGAGAATCAGGGAAAGTTTATGCTATGGATATTCACCCACTTGCAGCTAAAATGGTTGAAAAAAGAGCGAACAAAAAGAAATTAGCTAATGTAAAAACCATCCTTTCTGATTGCCAAACTGGTTTGCCTGATAATACCATGGATGTTATTCTATTCTACGATACCTTTCATCTCTTAAGTGAGCCGGATAAAGTATTAGTAGAATTACATCGGGTTTTGAAGCCAAATGGAATCCTGTCTTTCAGCGAGCACCATATGAAGGAGGATGAAATCATATCCAAAGTAACAAATAGAGAATTGTTCAGGCTGTCGAGAAAGGGTAAAAGAACATATAGTTTCTTGAAGGAGGAACCGAAGAAATGA
- a CDS encoding J domain-containing protein, producing MINFKSIDEARRILGLGEDATISEIKGAYHEKAKELHPDKGGEDEQMKRLNEAYKLIMSYCSTYKISFRQEDVKRANPDVMERFLHDWMWGDGV from the coding sequence TTGATAAATTTTAAAAGCATTGATGAAGCAAGAAGAATATTAGGATTAGGTGAAGATGCTACCATCTCTGAGATAAAAGGGGCGTATCACGAAAAGGCCAAAGAATTACATCCTGACAAAGGCGGAGAGGATGAGCAAATGAAAAGGCTAAATGAGGCCTATAAATTGATTATGTCTTATTGCTCAACCTATAAAATCTCCTTTAGACAAGAGGATGTTAAGCGGGCTAACCCAGATGTGATGGAACGATTCTTGCATGACTGGATGTGGGGGGATGGGGTGTGA
- a CDS encoding methyltransferase domain-containing protein — protein sequence MKSEELFDQYAEKYDEWYEKNRFAYLSELEAVRSVLPQGKGLEVGVGTSRFAAPLGTSIGIDPSFRMLKKAAKRGITVIQALGEHLPFKEAEFDYVLLIVTLCFVDNPQAVLAESKRVLKPEGKLIIGIVDKDSFLGKAYQDKDSVFYKMARFYSAQEVIELVAAHNFKEITTIQTIFSLPENLKEIESIRQGYGEGGFVVISGIKSSQHQVD from the coding sequence ATGAAGAGTGAAGAGTTATTTGATCAGTATGCTGAGAAATATGATGAATGGTATGAAAAGAATCGCTTTGCATACCTTTCAGAACTTGAGGCGGTAAGAAGTGTTTTGCCTCAGGGTAAAGGTTTAGAGGTAGGAGTAGGCACAAGTAGATTTGCCGCTCCTCTTGGGACATCAATCGGCATAGACCCATCCTTCAGAATGCTTAAAAAGGCTGCTAAACGAGGGATAACCGTGATACAGGCACTCGGAGAGCACCTTCCCTTCAAGGAGGCTGAGTTTGATTATGTGCTCTTAATTGTTACCTTGTGTTTTGTGGATAACCCCCAGGCTGTCCTGGCAGAGTCTAAACGAGTGCTTAAGCCAGAAGGTAAGCTCATCATTGGCATAGTAGATAAAGATAGCTTTCTTGGTAAAGCCTATCAGGATAAGGATAGTGTATTTTACAAGATGGCCAGGTTTTATTCAGCTCAGGAGGTTATAGAGCTGGTGGCGGCACACAACTTTAAGGAAATAACAACCATACAGACCATCTTTTCCTTGCCAGAGAACTTAAAGGAAATAGAATCCATCAGGCAAGGATATGGAGAGGGCGGATTTGTAGTTATATCTGGGATTAAAAGTAGTCAGCATCAAGTTGACTGA